The following are encoded together in the Actinoplanes sp. N902-109 genome:
- the tsaD gene encoding tRNA (adenosine(37)-N6)-threonylcarbamoyltransferase complex transferase subunit TsaD encodes MSDEPLVLGIETSCDETGVGIVRGHTLLADALASSVDQHARFGGVVPEVASRAHLEAMVPTMQRALDDAGVTLADVDAIAVTAGPGLAGALLVGVAAAKGYALAADKPIYGVNHLAAHVAVDTLEHGPLPEPAVAMLVSGGHSSLLLVDDLTAGVTPLGATIDDAAGEAFDKVARLLGLGFPGGPVIDRLAREGDPGSIVFPRGLTAPKDLVRHRFDFSFSGLKTAVARWVEARERAGEPINKADVAASFQEAVCDVLVGKALDACREHGVETLLIGGGVAANSRLRSEAERRAARHNIRVRVPRPQLCTDNGAMVAALGSRLVAAGVAPSRLDLPADSAMGLTSVAVAG; translated from the coding sequence ATGTCTGACGAACCTCTCGTCCTCGGGATCGAGACCTCCTGCGACGAAACCGGGGTCGGCATCGTGCGTGGCCACACCCTGCTCGCCGATGCGCTGGCCTCCAGTGTCGATCAGCATGCGCGGTTCGGCGGGGTGGTGCCCGAGGTGGCCAGCCGCGCGCATCTGGAGGCGATGGTGCCGACGATGCAGCGAGCGCTCGACGATGCCGGGGTCACGCTGGCCGATGTCGACGCGATCGCGGTGACCGCCGGGCCGGGGCTGGCCGGGGCGCTGCTGGTCGGGGTCGCCGCGGCCAAGGGTTACGCGCTCGCCGCCGACAAGCCGATCTACGGGGTCAACCATCTCGCCGCGCATGTGGCTGTGGACACCCTCGAACACGGGCCGCTGCCCGAGCCGGCCGTGGCGATGCTGGTCTCCGGCGGTCATTCGTCGCTGTTGCTCGTCGATGATCTCACCGCCGGGGTGACCCCGCTGGGCGCGACCATCGACGACGCCGCGGGCGAGGCGTTCGACAAGGTGGCGCGGCTGCTGGGGCTGGGCTTCCCCGGCGGGCCCGTGATCGACCGGCTGGCGCGCGAGGGCGATCCCGGCTCGATCGTGTTCCCGCGCGGCCTCACCGCCCCGAAGGACCTGGTCAGGCACCGCTTCGACTTCTCGTTCTCGGGGTTGAAGACCGCGGTGGCCCGCTGGGTCGAGGCCCGCGAGCGCGCCGGCGAGCCGATCAACAAGGCTGATGTCGCCGCCAGCTTCCAGGAGGCCGTCTGCGACGTGCTGGTCGGCAAGGCCCTCGACGCCTGCCGGGAGCACGGCGTGGAGACGCTGTTGATCGGTGGCGGCGTCGCGGCCAACTCCCGGCTGCGCAGCGAGGCCGAGCGGCGCGCGGCCCGGCACAACATCCGGGTCCGGGTGCCGAGGCCGCAGCTGTGCACCGACAACGGGGCAATGGTGGCTGCCCTGGGGTCCCGTCTGGTAGCCGCCGGGGTCGCGCCCAGCCGGCTCGATCTGCCGGCCGATTCGGCTATGGGATTGACCTCCGTTGCGGTCGCGGGGTAG
- a CDS encoding DUF1707 domain-containing protein produces MSTRASDEDRQRVLAALERHTGAGRLTLDEFADRAGVAAGATTLAELSAVLSDLPPDHPQRREFLVLLLVAVVTLVLLAGFLALR; encoded by the coding sequence GTGAGCACGCGAGCCTCGGACGAGGACCGGCAGCGGGTGCTGGCCGCGTTGGAACGGCACACCGGCGCGGGCCGGCTCACGCTCGACGAGTTCGCGGACCGGGCCGGGGTGGCCGCTGGGGCCACCACGCTCGCCGAGCTGTCGGCCGTGCTCAGCGACCTGCCGCCGGACCATCCGCAGCGCCGGGAATTCCTGGTGCTGCTGCTGGTCGCCGTGGTCACGCTGGTTCTGCTGGCGGGGTTCCTGGCTTTGCGCTGA
- a CDS encoding ABC transporter ATP-binding protein: MRDLPPADPGTPDDRSATRFLGWLARRTWPSVTAATLFAVLWMICQAVVPAVVGKAIDAGLTHRATGDLVLWSLVLLFVGFVQALAGVLRHRRAVFNWLSAAFRTIQLSVRKSGRLGVALPRRLDAGEVVAIGTADISHIGNAIDITARGTGSVVAVLTVTTILLFTSVPLGLVVVLGIPLLTAVVSLLIRPLHRRQQEYRERQGRLTGRATDLVGGLRVLRGVGGEPVLAQTYRAGSQDLRGAGVRVARVEALLDGAQVLVPGMFLVLVVWLGARFALSGRITVGQLVSFYGYAAFLVSPLRQLTETIDKLTRGHVSGRRVVDMLRVESDLPAPARPQPVPVGGDLVDPVSGVVARAGCVTAIAAALPADAVAIADRLGRYTRDGDGTLLGGVPLADLDPAVLRERILVADNDARLFSGPLRDDLDPHRTGRVVAALDAASANDVIEELPDGLDSEVAERGRSFSGGQQQRLRLARALVADPEILVLVEPTSAVDAHTEARIADRLGRARHGRTTVVCSTSPLVLDRADHVFFIEDGVAVAGGTHRELLDSSLAYARTVLRE; encoded by the coding sequence ATGCGTGATCTGCCACCCGCCGATCCCGGCACCCCCGACGACCGGTCCGCCACCCGCTTCCTCGGGTGGCTCGCCCGGCGTACCTGGCCATCCGTCACCGCCGCCACCCTGTTCGCCGTCCTGTGGATGATCTGTCAGGCCGTGGTGCCGGCCGTGGTGGGTAAGGCGATCGACGCCGGGCTCACCCACCGCGCCACCGGTGACCTGGTGCTGTGGAGTCTGGTGCTGCTGTTCGTCGGTTTCGTGCAGGCCCTCGCGGGCGTGCTGCGGCACCGCCGCGCGGTGTTCAACTGGCTGTCCGCGGCCTTCCGGACCATCCAGCTGTCGGTACGCAAATCCGGACGGCTCGGTGTGGCCCTGCCGCGTCGCCTGGACGCGGGTGAGGTCGTGGCGATCGGGACAGCCGACATCAGCCACATCGGCAACGCCATCGACATCACCGCCCGCGGCACCGGTTCCGTGGTGGCCGTGCTGACCGTCACGACGATCCTGCTGTTCACGTCGGTGCCGCTGGGGCTGGTCGTGGTGCTCGGCATCCCGCTGCTCACCGCCGTGGTGAGCCTGCTGATCCGGCCGTTGCACCGACGCCAGCAGGAGTATCGGGAGAGACAGGGCCGGCTCACCGGCCGGGCCACCGACCTGGTCGGCGGTCTGCGCGTGTTGCGCGGCGTGGGCGGTGAGCCGGTGCTGGCGCAGACCTACCGGGCCGGGTCGCAGGACCTGCGGGGCGCCGGGGTCCGGGTGGCCCGGGTGGAGGCCCTGCTCGACGGGGCCCAGGTGCTGGTGCCGGGCATGTTCCTGGTGCTGGTGGTGTGGCTGGGTGCTCGCTTCGCACTGTCCGGGCGGATCACCGTGGGCCAGCTGGTGTCGTTCTACGGGTACGCCGCGTTCCTGGTGTCGCCGCTGCGCCAGCTGACCGAGACGATCGACAAGCTGACCCGCGGGCACGTCTCCGGGCGGCGGGTGGTGGACATGCTGCGGGTGGAGTCCGACCTGCCGGCGCCGGCGCGGCCGCAGCCCGTACCGGTGGGTGGGGATCTGGTCGATCCGGTTTCCGGCGTGGTGGCCCGGGCCGGTTGCGTCACGGCCATCGCGGCAGCTTTGCCCGCGGACGCGGTGGCGATCGCCGACCGGCTGGGCCGCTACACCCGCGACGGCGACGGGACGCTGCTGGGCGGCGTACCCCTGGCAGACCTTGATCCGGCCGTGCTGCGGGAGCGGATCCTGGTGGCCGACAACGACGCCCGGCTGTTCTCCGGGCCGTTGCGCGACGATCTCGACCCGCACCGCACCGGTCGGGTCGTTGCGGCGCTGGACGCGGCGTCCGCCAACGATGTCATCGAGGAACTGCCGGACGGCCTCGACAGTGAGGTCGCCGAGCGGGGGCGCAGCTTCTCCGGGGGTCAGCAGCAACGGCTGCGGCTGGCCCGGGCGCTGGTCGCCGATCCCGAGATTCTCGTGCTGGTCGAGCCGACCAGTGCCGTCGATGCGCACACCGAGGCGCGCATCGCCGATCGGCTCGGCCGGGCCCGGCACGGCCGCACCACCGTCGTCTGCTCGACCAGCCCGCTGGTGCTGGACCGGGCCGATCATGTCTTCTTCATCGAGGACGGCGTGGCGGTTGCCGGTGGAACCCACCGCGAGCTGCTGGACAGCAGCCTCGCCTACGCAAGGACGGTGCTGCGCGAGTGA
- the lanL gene encoding class IV lanthionine synthetase LanL encodes MTDDEVLTDCLRAVLRQADAPDWRIEPGDFWCHAQPPGRRLLIQGWKLHISATPLAAPLVLSRVARVLVRRELPFKFARTLDRVRDQGSRLADRAAGGKFITVYPGLRDDELRDLAEELHRATLGLPGPGVLSDRVYRPGSLVHYRYGVHGGVPMLNNDGLREAMLVAPDGSLATDERKPWYSPPAWAPRDPFDPVPHRTAEPPQRSRPRPVLLGGRYEVHKVIRHDFPGSVYRATDRVTGTKVIVKQGRPHAGSDLFGEDVRDRRRHEAEMLRRFAGTGITAGFVDLFEQQGDLFLVQAELTGVTLRQWVSSAVLTDTGEPQWGVPVDDALRMARELIELVGRVHREGWALRDLSPNNVMVTSDGLRLIDLEALVPAGAIAARLATPGYAAPELRATPYGPVPITADLYALGAVLFHLGTAVDPVLLPDDGDERPRQDRLRRWLAELAVANPAARLLAPAVAALTRDDPARRPGLDDLEFDRPWRAERHRPDVKQLADDAIQHLIATMDTGAPRLWAPGSSGAKTDPLNVQHGAAGVLGVLTRAFTAQSEENLRSAVAAAAGAVSRRAVGEPRLLPGLHYGRSGTAWALLDAGVALADPLLVDGAADLAARVPLAWPNPDVCHGTAGAGLTQLRFWEATGRPEFLDRAVEAAGAVADVADQSDGGLLWRVPADFSSLLAGAAHHGFAHGTAGIATLLLAVGRTTGDERFLDLAGLAGRTLRAAAEITGAGARWAAGPGPGAALTHWCSGSSGVGTFLVRLWQHDGDDRWLELLDQAARAVHGARRHAGPGQCHGLAGDADFLLDLAEATGRERYRSWAEDVVTCIYLQDVVRDGRTVVPDESRGGVLAEFSGGLAGVLALLLRLRDGGPRMWLPGAAQVSAPGSGRGASQDPEGR; translated from the coding sequence ATGACCGACGACGAGGTGCTCACCGATTGTCTGCGCGCGGTGCTGCGCCAGGCGGACGCCCCGGACTGGCGGATCGAACCGGGCGACTTCTGGTGCCACGCCCAGCCGCCCGGCCGTCGCCTGCTGATCCAGGGCTGGAAGCTGCACATCTCGGCGACCCCGCTGGCCGCGCCGCTCGTGCTGAGCCGGGTCGCCCGCGTCCTGGTCCGCCGGGAGCTGCCGTTCAAGTTCGCCAGGACCCTTGATCGCGTACGGGACCAGGGCTCGCGCCTCGCCGACCGGGCAGCCGGCGGGAAGTTCATCACCGTCTACCCCGGGCTGCGCGATGACGAACTGCGTGACCTGGCCGAGGAACTGCACCGCGCGACGCTCGGGCTGCCCGGTCCCGGGGTGTTGTCCGACCGCGTCTACCGGCCGGGCAGCCTGGTGCACTACCGGTACGGCGTCCACGGCGGCGTCCCGATGCTGAACAACGACGGTCTGCGCGAGGCCATGCTGGTCGCACCGGACGGCAGCCTCGCCACCGACGAACGCAAACCGTGGTACTCGCCGCCGGCCTGGGCGCCGCGCGACCCGTTCGACCCCGTCCCGCACCGGACCGCGGAGCCGCCGCAACGGTCCAGGCCGCGGCCCGTCCTGCTGGGCGGCCGGTACGAGGTGCACAAGGTGATCCGGCACGACTTCCCGGGCAGCGTCTACCGCGCGACGGACCGGGTCACCGGCACGAAGGTGATCGTCAAGCAGGGCCGCCCGCATGCCGGGTCCGACCTGTTCGGCGAGGATGTGCGCGACCGCCGCCGGCACGAGGCCGAGATGTTGCGGCGCTTCGCCGGCACCGGGATCACCGCCGGCTTCGTCGACCTGTTCGAGCAGCAGGGTGACCTGTTCCTGGTGCAGGCCGAGCTCACCGGCGTGACGCTGCGCCAGTGGGTGTCCTCCGCGGTGCTCACCGACACCGGCGAGCCGCAGTGGGGCGTGCCGGTGGACGATGCGCTGCGGATGGCCCGCGAGTTGATCGAGCTGGTCGGGCGGGTGCACCGGGAGGGCTGGGCGCTACGTGATCTGAGCCCCAACAACGTCATGGTCACCTCCGACGGGCTGCGCCTGATCGACCTGGAGGCGCTGGTGCCCGCGGGTGCGATCGCCGCGCGGCTGGCCACCCCCGGGTACGCCGCGCCGGAGCTGCGCGCCACCCCGTACGGTCCGGTGCCCATCACCGCGGACCTGTACGCGCTGGGCGCCGTGCTGTTCCACCTCGGCACCGCGGTCGATCCGGTCCTGCTGCCCGACGACGGCGACGAGCGGCCGCGGCAGGACCGGCTGCGGCGCTGGCTGGCCGAGCTGGCGGTGGCCAACCCGGCGGCCCGGCTGCTGGCACCCGCCGTCGCCGCACTGACCCGCGACGACCCGGCCCGCCGCCCCGGCCTCGACGACCTGGAGTTCGACCGTCCGTGGCGGGCCGAGCGACACCGCCCCGACGTGAAACAGCTCGCCGACGACGCGATCCAGCACCTGATCGCGACGATGGACACCGGGGCGCCCCGGCTCTGGGCGCCCGGTTCCAGCGGCGCCAAGACCGACCCGCTCAACGTCCAGCACGGCGCCGCCGGTGTCCTCGGTGTGCTGACCCGCGCATTTACCGCCCAGTCCGAGGAAAACCTGCGCAGCGCGGTGGCTGCCGCGGCCGGTGCCGTCAGCCGCCGGGCGGTCGGCGAGCCACGGCTGCTGCCGGGCCTGCACTACGGGCGTTCCGGTACGGCGTGGGCCCTGCTCGACGCCGGTGTCGCGCTCGCCGATCCGCTCCTGGTGGACGGAGCCGCCGATCTCGCCGCTCGGGTGCCACTGGCCTGGCCGAACCCGGACGTCTGCCATGGCACGGCCGGGGCCGGCCTGACCCAGCTGCGGTTCTGGGAAGCGACCGGCCGGCCGGAGTTCCTCGACCGCGCGGTCGAAGCCGCCGGTGCCGTCGCCGACGTCGCCGACCAGAGCGACGGCGGGCTGCTCTGGCGGGTTCCCGCGGACTTCTCCTCGCTGCTGGCCGGGGCCGCCCACCACGGCTTCGCCCACGGCACCGCGGGCATCGCAACGCTGCTGCTGGCGGTGGGCCGCACCACGGGGGACGAGCGCTTCCTGGACCTCGCCGGCCTGGCCGGCCGGACCCTGCGGGCCGCTGCCGAGATCACCGGCGCCGGCGCCCGCTGGGCCGCCGGTCCCGGGCCCGGTGCCGCCCTCACCCACTGGTGCAGCGGTTCCTCCGGGGTCGGCACGTTCCTGGTGCGGCTGTGGCAGCACGACGGCGACGACCGCTGGCTGGAACTGCTCGACCAGGCAGCCCGGGCGGTGCACGGCGCGCGCCGGCACGCCGGTCCGGGGCAGTGCCACGGGCTCGCCGGGGACGCCGACTTCCTGCTCGACCTGGCCGAGGCGACCGGCCGGGAGCGCTACCGCAGCTGGGCCGAGGACGTCGTCACCTGTATCTACCTGCAGGACGTCGTCCGGGACGGCCGCACGGTGGTGCCCGACGAGAGCCGCGGCGGCGTGCTCGCGGAGTTCAGCGGTGGCCTGGCCGGCGTGCTGGCCCTGCTGCTCCGGTTGCGCGACGGCGGGCCACGGATGTGGCTGCCCGGTGCCGCCCAGGTTTCCGCACCCGGATCCGGGCGCGGTGCATCCCAGGACCCGGAGGGGAGGTGA
- a CDS encoding radical SAM protein codes for MNSPQRPDNVVWDITYACPLRCVHCYTESGRRPSRRLGRADLLRVTAALIELRPQAVVLAGGEPLLLPEIFDIAAELRRNRIGAIVYTSGWGLTAALAERLLRSFHQVVVSVDGATAEVHDAIRRRPGSFDQALDALAKLNAASVVLNDSRVPFGRFGIECTVVRSNAGQLEEMCSATAPKFPGMAFLSFGAAVPSGLASAPVFERTELLTDDGVAALVDPDRLDRLRRLCPPTVAVSTTDNLSLLMRPDLVAAGRSVSIMQVEPDGAVRAMPIYEGTVGSLLDEPGAVLWERAQARLHDPFVRATLGPVRTMSGWAEAARRLDRHFGSPDVLARLDRRVRQ; via the coding sequence GTGAATTCGCCGCAACGACCGGACAATGTGGTTTGGGACATCACTTATGCGTGCCCGCTCAGGTGCGTGCACTGCTATACCGAATCGGGCCGGCGCCCGTCGCGCCGGCTGGGCCGGGCCGATCTGCTGCGGGTGACGGCGGCGCTGATCGAGCTGCGCCCGCAGGCGGTGGTGCTGGCCGGCGGTGAGCCGCTGCTCCTGCCCGAAATCTTTGACATTGCCGCTGAGCTGCGTCGCAACCGGATCGGTGCGATCGTCTACACCAGCGGATGGGGGTTGACCGCGGCGCTGGCCGAGCGGCTGCTGCGTTCCTTCCATCAGGTCGTGGTCAGCGTCGACGGCGCCACCGCCGAGGTGCACGATGCGATCCGGCGCCGCCCGGGATCCTTCGATCAGGCGCTGGACGCGCTGGCGAAGTTGAATGCGGCCAGCGTCGTCCTGAATGACTCTCGCGTCCCTTTCGGGCGCTTCGGAATAGAGTGCACCGTGGTGCGCAGCAATGCCGGACAACTCGAAGAAATGTGTTCCGCAACGGCACCGAAATTCCCCGGGATGGCCTTCCTGTCGTTTGGTGCCGCAGTTCCCAGCGGGCTTGCCAGCGCGCCGGTTTTCGAACGCACCGAGTTGCTGACAGACGACGGCGTCGCGGCGCTCGTGGACCCGGACCGGCTCGACCGGCTGCGGCGGCTCTGCCCGCCGACGGTGGCGGTGTCGACCACGGACAACCTGAGCCTGCTGATGCGCCCGGACCTGGTCGCCGCGGGCCGCAGCGTGTCGATCATGCAGGTCGAGCCGGACGGTGCGGTCCGGGCCATGCCGATCTACGAGGGCACGGTCGGCAGCCTGCTCGACGAACCCGGTGCCGTGCTGTGGGAACGCGCCCAGGCCCGGCTGCACGACCCGTTCGTCCGCGCGACGCTCGGCCCGGTGCGGACCATGAGCGGCTGGGCGGAGGCCGCGCGCCGGCTCGACCGCCACTTCGGCTCGCCGGACGTCCTTGCCCGCCTCGACCGGAGGGTCCGGCAATGA
- the rimI gene encoding ribosomal protein S18-alanine N-acetyltransferase, which produces MPVEEDLFGPEKWSSAMFWNELAQRQFYVVAVDGDAGGEVVGYAGLAVVDDSECWVQNIAVKRTAQQRGIGRRLLETLLERAGDRRTLLEVAVDNGPAQHLYAVYDFEPVGIRRGYYQPSNTDALVMMRDV; this is translated from the coding sequence ATGCCGGTCGAGGAGGATCTGTTCGGCCCGGAGAAGTGGTCGTCGGCCATGTTCTGGAACGAGCTGGCGCAGCGGCAGTTCTATGTCGTGGCGGTCGACGGCGATGCCGGCGGCGAGGTGGTCGGTTACGCCGGGCTCGCGGTGGTCGACGACTCCGAGTGCTGGGTGCAGAACATCGCCGTGAAGCGCACCGCGCAGCAGCGGGGGATCGGCCGGCGGCTGCTGGAGACGCTGCTGGAGCGGGCGGGTGACCGGCGCACGCTGCTCGAGGTGGCCGTCGACAACGGGCCGGCCCAGCACCTGTATGCCGTTTACGATTTCGAGCCCGTCGGCATCCGGCGTGGCTATTACCAACCGAGCAACACCGACGCCTTGGTGATGATGCGTGATGTCTGA
- the tsaB gene encoding tRNA (adenosine(37)-N6)-threonylcarbamoyltransferase complex dimerization subunit type 1 TsaB: MLVLALDTATPAVTAALAEVGEGAGAGAVLTGLAERRVVDPRAHGELLAPQVRQVLADAGKKAQDLGAIVAGLGPGPFTGLRVGLATAAAMGQVLGVPTYGICTLDALGRAAGPGRVLVATDARRREVYYAVYQDGVRVSGPDVAKPADIVVDADRAVGEGAVKYSEVFGVPIDDRVLHPSGEALIALALDKIRAGGAGEVLTPLYLRRPDAVAATERKPVLQ, from the coding sequence GTGCTCGTTCTTGCTCTGGATACCGCGACGCCTGCCGTGACCGCTGCGTTGGCCGAGGTCGGGGAGGGGGCCGGCGCCGGCGCGGTGCTGACCGGGCTGGCGGAGCGGCGCGTCGTGGACCCGCGGGCGCACGGGGAGTTGCTGGCTCCGCAGGTGCGGCAGGTGCTGGCCGACGCCGGGAAGAAGGCGCAGGATCTCGGGGCGATCGTGGCTGGGCTCGGGCCCGGGCCGTTCACCGGGCTGCGGGTGGGGCTGGCGACCGCCGCGGCGATGGGGCAGGTGCTGGGCGTCCCTACGTACGGTATCTGCACGCTTGATGCTCTTGGGCGGGCGGCGGGGCCGGGCCGGGTGCTGGTGGCCACGGATGCCCGGCGGCGTGAGGTGTATTACGCGGTCTACCAGGACGGGGTGCGGGTGAGCGGGCCCGATGTCGCCAAGCCGGCGGACATCGTGGTCGACGCTGATCGGGCCGTGGGGGAGGGCGCCGTCAAGTACAGCGAGGTCTTCGGCGTACCGATCGACGACCGGGTTCTTCATCCGTCTGGTGAGGCGTTGATCGCGCTTGCGCTGGACAAGATCCGGGCGGGCGGTGCTGGTGAGGTGCTCACCCCGCTGTATCTCCGGCGGCCCGATGCGGTGGCGGCGACCGAGCGGAAGCCTGTGCTGCAGTGA
- a CDS encoding ABC transporter ATP-binding protein: MSNALPVADTRQVRRYARELFRRHPRALATAVGLHAVAAIAGLVGPRLLGDLVNSIQRGGAMAAVDRITVLIAIFIVVQAVLVRYAYIASAQLGEQVLAELREEFVDRVLTIPLSTVERAGTGDLLTRTSRDVDALSRCVRFAVPETLISMITVSLAVVALLLVNPLLALPLLIAVPVIVFSARWYLRRAAAGYLRQNAAYSQVTDGLAETVEGARTVDALRRQQQRIRRTDADLSRSWSAEKYTLHLRTVWSPTVEFGYILPVVGTLLIGGWYYFEGWVTLGQVTAAVLYTQLLIDPLDRFLGWLDELQVGAASLARLLGVSFTSPAGTPQIPRGTEIVARDVRFSYVEGREVLHGINLTIAPGERLAIVGPSGAGKSTLGRLLAGVHAPGSGSLTVGGVALAELPLDRLRTEVALVSQEHHVFMGTLRDNIAMVRPGSAAADVREALAAVNALKWADRLPDGLDTVVGAGGVALSAAQAQQVALARLVLADPHTLVLDEATALLDPRAARDLEQSLAAVLRGRTVVAIAHRLFSAHDADRVAVVEGGRITELGSHDELVAAGGSYAALWNSWHGKPVSAKPGTPPAEPA; the protein is encoded by the coding sequence GTGAGCAACGCGCTCCCGGTGGCGGACACCCGCCAGGTGCGCCGGTACGCCCGTGAGCTGTTCCGCCGGCATCCGCGCGCCCTGGCCACCGCCGTCGGTCTGCACGCCGTCGCGGCAATCGCCGGCCTGGTCGGGCCTCGGCTGCTCGGCGACCTCGTCAACTCGATCCAGCGCGGCGGTGCGATGGCCGCGGTGGACCGGATCACCGTGCTGATCGCGATCTTCATCGTGGTGCAGGCGGTACTGGTGCGCTATGCGTACATCGCCTCGGCGCAGCTCGGGGAGCAGGTGCTGGCCGAGCTGCGCGAGGAGTTCGTCGACCGGGTGCTGACCATCCCGCTGTCCACCGTGGAGCGGGCCGGGACGGGTGACCTGCTCACCCGGACGTCCCGGGACGTTGATGCGTTGTCGCGGTGTGTGCGGTTCGCCGTACCGGAAACGTTGATCTCGATGATCACCGTGTCGCTGGCGGTGGTCGCGCTGCTGCTGGTCAATCCGTTGCTGGCGCTGCCGTTGCTGATCGCGGTGCCGGTGATCGTGTTCTCGGCCCGCTGGTACCTGCGCCGCGCCGCCGCCGGCTATCTCCGGCAGAACGCCGCGTACTCGCAGGTCACCGATGGGCTGGCGGAGACCGTGGAGGGCGCGCGCACGGTTGACGCGCTGCGCCGCCAGCAGCAACGGATCCGCCGTACCGACGCCGACCTGAGCCGCTCGTGGAGCGCCGAGAAATACACCCTCCACCTGCGTACGGTGTGGAGCCCCACGGTCGAGTTCGGCTACATCCTCCCGGTGGTCGGCACGTTGCTCATCGGCGGCTGGTACTACTTCGAGGGCTGGGTCACCCTGGGCCAGGTCACCGCCGCGGTGCTCTACACCCAGCTGCTCATCGACCCGCTCGACCGGTTCCTCGGCTGGCTCGACGAGCTGCAGGTCGGCGCGGCCTCCCTGGCCCGGCTGCTGGGCGTCTCGTTCACCTCGCCGGCGGGCACCCCGCAGATCCCCCGCGGCACCGAGATCGTCGCCCGGGACGTGCGCTTCTCCTACGTCGAGGGGCGGGAGGTGCTGCACGGCATCAACCTGACGATCGCGCCGGGGGAGCGGCTGGCGATCGTCGGCCCGTCCGGGGCGGGCAAGTCCACGCTGGGCCGGCTGCTCGCCGGGGTGCACGCGCCGGGCAGCGGTTCACTCACCGTGGGCGGGGTCGCGCTGGCCGAGCTGCCGCTGGACCGGCTGCGCACCGAGGTCGCGCTGGTCAGCCAGGAACACCACGTCTTCATGGGTACGCTGCGCGACAACATCGCCATGGTCCGGCCGGGCTCCGCGGCGGCGGACGTGCGGGAAGCGCTCGCCGCGGTCAACGCGCTCAAGTGGGCCGACCGGCTGCCCGACGGCTTGGACACGGTGGTCGGGGCCGGTGGTGTGGCGCTGTCGGCGGCCCAGGCCCAGCAGGTGGCGCTGGCCCGGCTGGTGCTGGCCGACCCGCACACGCTGGTGCTCGACGAGGCTACCGCGCTGCTGGACCCGCGGGCGGCCCGGGATCTGGAGCAGTCGCTGGCGGCGGTGCTGCGCGGGCGTACGGTCGTGGCGATCGCCCACCGGCTGTTCTCGGCACACGACGCTGACCGGGTGGCGGTGGTCGAGGGCGGCCGGATCACCGAGCTGGGCTCGCACGACGAGCTGGTCGCGGCCGGTGGTTCCTATGCCGCGCTGTGGAACTCGTGGCACGGCAAACCGGTCAGCGCAAAGCCAGGAACCCCGCCAGCAGAACCAGCGTGA
- a CDS encoding ALQxL family class IV lanthipeptide — protein MEMDINALQMLEEEEQTEAFGRFPCTDASCSAASCASVASCGFTTGGW, from the coding sequence ATGGAGATGGACATCAACGCGCTGCAGATGCTCGAGGAAGAGGAGCAGACCGAGGCCTTCGGCCGGTTCCCCTGCACCGATGCGTCCTGCTCGGCGGCGAGCTGCGCCAGCGTCGCGAGCTGTGGTTTCACGACTGGCGGCTGGTGA